The following proteins are co-located in the Bosea sp. AS-1 genome:
- a CDS encoding protoglobin domain-containing protein, with translation MLSSMVWDDCDIARLKADLLALNREIPPQVRSTISAAVKRSADGPGDELWDELERSPRLQAVFKSRQAIDRYRTSLARWMAELFPPENIDPEAFIARQTHFGTFEASMQVPLSFIARSMHLVRKFVCRELFNTRIPQEHYSSSVVYISTVMDISGAAIISGYSNEMQRSARADEALREISIGIDLRAEREKQKAALAEWAQSVFYETAISKNRGDALLLSRSEFGLWFSHRAHLLFGRKLEYASTATLIDRADQLVRQLNDCKVDMLRHECLKDIRQVSDQINNLMIAQFSRYLDLGETGDPLSRLLNRRFLKAAVQREMAAHRRTGRTFSHHVRDTAFCESAFACRRGRSRYHRPTDGGDLAQRCQNERRRHQHGA, from the coding sequence ATGCTGTCTTCCATGGTTTGGGATGATTGCGATATTGCAAGATTGAAAGCCGACCTGCTCGCATTAAATCGGGAGATTCCACCGCAGGTTCGAAGCACAATTTCTGCCGCGGTGAAGCGCTCGGCTGACGGTCCAGGCGATGAACTCTGGGATGAGCTCGAGCGCAGTCCGCGGCTTCAAGCGGTTTTCAAGAGCAGGCAGGCCATAGATCGGTACCGCACTTCGCTGGCGCGTTGGATGGCCGAATTGTTTCCGCCGGAGAATATCGATCCGGAGGCATTTATTGCTCGGCAGACTCACTTCGGCACTTTCGAGGCAAGTATGCAAGTACCGCTCTCGTTTATTGCCCGCTCAATGCATTTGGTTCGGAAGTTCGTTTGTCGCGAGCTGTTCAATACAAGGATTCCGCAGGAGCATTACAGCTCGTCCGTGGTATATATCTCGACGGTCATGGATATTTCCGGCGCGGCGATTATTTCGGGGTATTCGAACGAAATGCAGCGTTCTGCCCGCGCGGATGAGGCCTTGCGGGAGATTTCGATCGGGATCGACCTCCGTGCCGAACGGGAAAAGCAAAAAGCAGCGCTCGCCGAATGGGCGCAGAGCGTGTTTTACGAAACTGCCATCTCCAAGAATCGTGGAGATGCGCTCCTGCTGAGCAGGTCGGAATTCGGTCTGTGGTTTTCGCACAGGGCGCATCTTCTCTTTGGCCGGAAGCTCGAATACGCGTCGACTGCCACGCTTATCGATCGCGCCGATCAACTCGTGCGGCAGCTGAACGACTGCAAAGTGGACATGCTCAGGCACGAGTGCCTGAAGGACATCAGGCAAGTCTCCGATCAGATCAACAATCTGATGATCGCACAGTTCAGCCGTTACCTCGACTTGGGCGAAACCGGGGATCCGCTGTCACGCTTGCTGAACCGGCGTTTCCTCAAAGCTGCCGTCCAAAGGGAAATGGCGGCCCATCGCCGGACCGGGAGAACATTCTCTCATCATGTTCGAGATACCGCATTTTGCGAATCTGCGTTCGCGTGTCGGCGAGGCCGGAGCCGATACCATCGTCCAACAGACGGCGGCGATCTTGCTCAACGCTGTCAGAACGAGCGACGTCGTCATCAGCATGGGGCGTGA
- a CDS encoding methyl-accepting chemotaxis protein gives MNALGFSSHAAESQALRRTQAVIEFEPNGTIRDANALFLETIGYSLDEIRGQSHAMFVDSAERASEAYRSFWANLAAGRANQAQFLRIAKGGRRIWLQATYTPVLDRAGRVEKVVKFASDITSLKETFADLEGQIAAINKAQAVIQFDLSGKILEANANFLAVMGYDRDEIIGRHHSLFASEEVRTSTTYREFWEKLRRGEYDEGRYMRLAKGGRVVWIQASYNPVLDAAGRPWKVVKYATDITANVMAEEQMRRAVSETGRVVQSAIQHDLTQRIAPDGFSGDLLALCSSVNELVESFAGVVHSVSGISQSVETASREISSGADDLSKRTEDQASSLEETAATTEELAASVKATAQASHDAAAIAEEAMKAADAGGAIAGQAVEAMARIETASTKIADIIRVIDDIAFQTNLLALNAAVEAARAGDAGKGFAVVASEVRTLAQRSSAAAKDIAALISSSNAEVEGGVKLVRKAGESLVAILEASRRVASTISEISTASGEQASGLDEMSQAVAHLDEMTQANAALAEQSAASSTALTGRTSELNELIASFRIGEGVGLQRITSNEPERLRQLAQNAFQETRRPSQAAGARSPRPQRRAVGAPHSSHGWEEF, from the coding sequence ATGAACGCGCTCGGCTTCTCTTCGCACGCTGCCGAGAGCCAGGCTTTGCGGCGAACCCAAGCCGTTATCGAATTCGAGCCGAACGGAACGATTCGAGATGCCAACGCCCTCTTCCTCGAAACCATCGGCTACAGCCTCGACGAAATCCGCGGCCAGTCTCACGCGATGTTCGTTGATTCTGCTGAGCGCGCCAGCGAGGCTTATCGCAGCTTCTGGGCAAATCTGGCTGCAGGGCGAGCCAATCAGGCACAGTTCCTGCGCATCGCGAAAGGGGGGCGTAGAATCTGGCTGCAGGCGACCTACACTCCCGTGCTGGATCGAGCCGGCCGCGTCGAGAAGGTCGTCAAATTCGCATCCGATATTACCTCGCTCAAGGAGACGTTTGCCGATCTCGAAGGGCAGATTGCTGCGATCAACAAGGCACAGGCCGTCATCCAGTTCGACCTGTCAGGCAAGATTCTTGAGGCGAACGCGAATTTCCTCGCGGTGATGGGCTACGATCGCGACGAGATCATCGGCCGTCATCATAGTCTTTTCGCCAGCGAGGAGGTCCGAACAAGCACAACCTACCGCGAATTTTGGGAGAAGCTCAGGCGCGGGGAATACGATGAAGGCCGCTACATGCGATTGGCCAAGGGAGGCCGCGTCGTCTGGATTCAGGCCAGCTACAACCCGGTTCTGGATGCAGCCGGCCGCCCGTGGAAGGTCGTGAAGTACGCCACCGACATCACGGCCAATGTGATGGCGGAAGAGCAGATGCGCAGGGCCGTTTCCGAAACAGGGCGCGTCGTCCAATCGGCGATTCAGCACGATCTGACACAGCGCATCGCGCCCGACGGATTCTCCGGGGACTTGCTTGCGCTTTGCAGCAGCGTCAACGAGCTCGTCGAGAGTTTCGCTGGAGTCGTTCATTCGGTTTCCGGCATTTCACAAAGTGTCGAAACCGCGTCTCGGGAGATTTCCTCCGGCGCCGACGATTTGTCGAAGCGGACCGAAGACCAGGCCTCGTCTCTGGAGGAAACAGCAGCCACGACCGAAGAGCTGGCCGCCTCCGTGAAGGCGACGGCCCAGGCTTCGCACGATGCTGCGGCGATCGCCGAAGAGGCCATGAAAGCTGCCGACGCGGGCGGCGCTATCGCCGGGCAGGCTGTCGAGGCTATGGCACGGATCGAAACCGCCTCGACGAAAATCGCCGACATCATTCGCGTGATCGACGACATCGCCTTTCAAACGAACCTGCTGGCACTCAATGCGGCTGTCGAAGCCGCCCGGGCAGGCGATGCCGGCAAAGGCTTCGCTGTCGTCGCCAGCGAGGTGCGCACGCTGGCACAGCGCTCGAGCGCAGCGGCCAAGGACATCGCAGCTTTGATCTCGTCCTCCAACGCGGAAGTCGAGGGCGGCGTCAAACTCGTGCGCAAAGCCGGGGAATCGCTTGTCGCCATTCTGGAGGCATCGCGAAGAGTGGCTTCGACCATCAGCGAAATTTCCACGGCGAGTGGCGAGCAGGCCAGCGGGCTCGACGAAATGAGCCAGGCCGTGGCCCATCTCGACGAGATGACGCAGGCCAACGCGGCGCTGGCGGAGCAAAGCGCAGCTTCATCGACCGCGCTCACCGGCCGCACGAGCGAGCTCAACGAACTCATCGCCAGCTTTCGCATCGGCGAAGGCGTTGGGCTGCAACGGATAACCTCGAACGAGCCCGAGCGCCTGCGACAGCTCGCCCAGAACGCATTTCAGGAGACACGCCGCCCCAGCCAAGCAGCAGGCGCAAGGTCTCCTCGCCCGCAAAGGCGGGCTGTCGGAGCACCGCATTCCAGCCATGGCTGGGAAGAATTCTAA
- a CDS encoding ABC transporter permease, translating to MRPPAGPASAELERKVGLLEALWDIGAVRKTVIILVLAAIWQIYGVYLDNPLLFPSLTETLRSLAENIASGVLPARAWASLKVLLMGYAVGVVLAGVLTIVAINTRIGSDFLETVTAMLSPLPAIALLPLALIWFGLGNGSLVFILIHSVLWPVALNTHSGFRAVSETLRMVGRNYDLRGLRYIRKILIPAAFPSILTGLKIGWAFAWRTLVAAELVFGVSSGQGGLGWFIFENRNLLEIPAVFAGLLTVILIGLLVENLIFRVIEARTVLKWGLQH from the coding sequence ATGCGCCCGCCAGCCGGCCCGGCCAGCGCGGAGCTCGAGCGTAAGGTCGGTCTGCTGGAGGCGCTCTGGGATATCGGCGCTGTCCGCAAGACAGTGATCATCCTCGTGCTTGCGGCGATCTGGCAGATCTACGGTGTGTATCTCGACAACCCGCTGCTGTTCCCGAGCCTGACCGAGACGCTGCGCTCGCTGGCGGAGAACATCGCCAGCGGCGTGCTGCCGGCTCGCGCCTGGGCGTCGCTCAAAGTGCTGCTGATGGGCTATGCCGTGGGCGTCGTCCTGGCCGGCGTTCTGACGATCGTGGCGATCAACACCCGTATCGGCTCGGACTTCCTCGAGACCGTCACCGCGATGCTAAGTCCGCTGCCGGCGATCGCGCTGCTGCCGCTGGCGCTGATCTGGTTCGGGCTCGGCAATGGCAGCCTCGTCTTCATCCTGATCCATTCTGTGCTCTGGCCGGTCGCGCTCAACACCCATTCCGGTTTCCGGGCCGTTTCGGAGACCTTGCGGATGGTCGGGCGGAACTATGACCTGAGAGGGCTTCGCTACATCCGCAAGATCCTGATCCCGGCGGCCTTTCCCTCTATCTTGACCGGGCTGAAGATCGGCTGGGCTTTCGCTTGGCGTACCCTGGTCGCGGCGGAGCTCGTCTTCGGCGTCTCGTCGGGGCAGGGCGGTCTCGGCTGGTTCATCTTCGAGAACCGCAACCTGCTCGAGATTCCGGCGGTCTTCGCCGGGCTGCTGACGGTGATCCTGATCGGGCTCTTGGTCGAGAATCTGATCTTCCGGGTGATCGAGGCCCGCACCGTCCTGAAATGGGGCCTCCAGCACTGA
- a CDS encoding ABC transporter ATP-binding protein: MAEPLLDVSSVTLRYKLPGRVITATERVSFQVNTSDRFVLLGPSGCGKSTLLKAVGGYLRPSEGSMTIKGRAVTAPGPDRMMVFQEFDQLLPWKTVLENVMFPLVEARGLSRKAAAEKAKHYIEKVNLTRALDSYPHTLSGGMKQRVAIARGMAMEPDILLMDEPFAALDALTRRTCQDELIQLWEETRFTVMFVTHSIAEAIKIGNRILLLSPHPGRVKAEVVDVDTTSVSDGSAGRLEREIHDLLFADAGATTH, from the coding sequence ATGGCAGAGCCGCTGCTCGACGTCTCATCGGTGACCCTGCGCTATAAGCTGCCGGGCCGGGTGATCACAGCGACGGAGCGCGTTTCCTTCCAGGTCAACACCTCGGATCGCTTCGTGCTGCTAGGGCCTTCGGGCTGCGGCAAGTCGACCTTGCTGAAGGCCGTCGGCGGCTATCTCAGGCCGAGCGAGGGCAGCATGACGATCAAGGGGCGGGCCGTGACGGCGCCTGGGCCCGATCGCATGATGGTCTTCCAGGAGTTCGACCAGCTCCTGCCCTGGAAGACGGTGCTGGAGAACGTGATGTTCCCGCTGGTCGAGGCACGCGGCCTTTCCCGCAAGGCGGCGGCCGAGAAGGCCAAGCACTATATCGAGAAGGTCAACCTGACGCGGGCGCTGGATTCTTACCCGCATACGCTTTCGGGCGGCATGAAGCAGCGCGTCGCCATTGCTCGCGGCATGGCGATGGAGCCGGACATCCTGCTGATGGACGAGCCCTTCGCCGCGCTCGATGCGCTCACCAGACGGACCTGCCAGGACGAGCTCATCCAGCTTTGGGAGGAGACGCGCTTCACGGTGATGTTCGTGACGCATTCGATCGCCGAGGCGATCAAGATCGGCAACCGCATCCTGTTGCTCTCGCCGCATCCCGGGCGGGTGAAGGCCGAGGTCGTCGATGTGGATACGACATCCGTGAGCGACGGCAGCGCCGGCCGGCTGGAGCGCGAGATCCACGATCTGCTCTTCGCCGATGCCGGCGCCACGACCCATTGA
- a CDS encoding ribonuclease activity regulator RraA, which produces MLSPEAREKLKRVSTATLCTALFKRGLRNQFIQDVHPLRFKGENMVGPAFTLRYIPAREDLNQLSVFQDRSHPQRKAVEECPPGAVFVVDSRQNARAASAGSILVSRLMVRGVAGIVTDGGFRDSPEIAELAIPAYHQRPSAPTNLTSHQAIEINGPIGCGDAPVFPGDIIVGDGEGVVVIPADLADEIAAEATEMTAFEDFVTEKVLEGRSILGLYPPTDEQSKVDFAAWREKAGR; this is translated from the coding sequence ATGCTGTCCCCCGAAGCGCGCGAGAAGCTGAAGCGCGTCAGCACTGCCACGCTCTGCACGGCGCTGTTCAAGCGTGGATTGCGCAACCAGTTCATCCAGGACGTCCATCCACTCCGCTTCAAGGGCGAGAACATGGTCGGCCCCGCCTTCACGCTGCGCTACATCCCGGCGCGCGAGGACCTGAATCAGCTCAGCGTCTTTCAGGACCGGAGCCACCCGCAGCGCAAGGCGGTCGAGGAATGTCCGCCCGGCGCGGTCTTCGTCGTGGACAGCCGCCAGAATGCGCGCGCCGCCTCCGCCGGCTCCATCCTGGTCTCGCGACTGATGGTGCGCGGCGTCGCCGGCATCGTCACCGATGGCGGCTTCCGCGACAGCCCGGAGATCGCAGAGCTCGCGATCCCGGCCTACCACCAGCGCCCCTCGGCGCCGACCAACCTGACCTCGCATCAGGCGATCGAGATCAACGGGCCGATCGGCTGCGGCGACGCACCGGTCTTTCCCGGAGACATCATCGTCGGCGATGGCGAGGGCGTCGTGGTGATTCCGGCCGATCTCGCCGACGAGATTGCCGCAGAAGCCACCGAGATGACCGCCTTCGAGGATTTCGTCACCGAAAAGGTGCTGGAAGGCCGCTCGATCCTCGGCCTTTACCCGCCGACCGACGAGCAGTCGAAGGTCGACTTCGCGGCCTGGCGCGAGAAGGCCGGCAGGTAA
- the araD gene encoding L-arabinonate dehydratase: MTDEPNNARSARYFEPDDFRSFGHRSRMSQMGYAPEEYRGKPVIAIINTWSDLNQCHAHFKQRVEDVKRGILQAGGFPVELPAISLSESKVKPTTMLYRNFLAMETEELIRSHPVDGAVLMGGCDKTTPGLLLGATSAGVPAIFVPAGPMLRGNWHGKVLGSGSDAFKYWDERRAGNISDKDWSEMEVGIARSYGVCMTMGTASTMTALADTLGMTLPGASSIPAADSNHIRMATATGRRIVEMVREGLTPNKIQTEAAFRNVINVAMAMGCSTNAVIHVVAMARRAGHAIGLEDFDAASRKVPVIANVRPSGDKYLMEDFYYAGGLLGLLTRLAPHLDLDQINASGMTWRESLVGAEIYNDDVIRPLDNPIYAEGALALLKGNLAPRGCVMKPSAASPHLLKHSGPALVFDDYPTLKANIDRDDLDVTADSVLVLRNAGPLGGPGMPEWGMLPIPKKLVKQGVRDMVRISDARMSGTSYGACILHVSPESYVGGPLALVKTGDIITVDVPNRTISMEVPEEELARRKAALKPEPARYERGYGWMFSRHIGQADEGCDFDFLRTDFGAPVSEPVIF; encoded by the coding sequence ATGACAGATGAGCCCAACAACGCGCGCAGCGCGCGCTATTTCGAGCCGGACGATTTCCGCTCCTTCGGCCACCGCTCGCGGATGAGCCAGATGGGCTATGCGCCGGAGGAGTATCGCGGCAAGCCGGTGATCGCGATCATCAACACCTGGTCCGACCTCAACCAGTGCCATGCGCATTTCAAGCAGCGCGTCGAGGATGTGAAGCGCGGCATCCTTCAGGCCGGCGGCTTTCCGGTCGAGCTGCCGGCGATCTCCCTTTCCGAGAGCAAGGTGAAACCGACCACCATGCTCTACCGCAACTTCCTGGCGATGGAGACCGAGGAGCTGATCCGCTCCCATCCAGTCGACGGCGCGGTGCTGATGGGCGGCTGCGACAAGACCACGCCCGGCCTGCTGCTCGGCGCAACCAGCGCGGGCGTGCCGGCGATCTTCGTACCGGCCGGGCCGATGCTGCGCGGCAACTGGCACGGCAAGGTGCTGGGCTCGGGTTCCGATGCCTTCAAATACTGGGACGAGCGCCGCGCCGGAAACATCTCGGACAAGGACTGGTCGGAGATGGAGGTCGGTATCGCGCGTTCCTATGGCGTCTGCATGACCATGGGAACGGCTTCGACCATGACGGCGCTCGCCGACACGCTCGGCATGACGCTGCCGGGCGCCTCTTCGATCCCGGCTGCGGATTCCAACCACATTCGCATGGCGACCGCGACCGGGCGACGGATCGTCGAGATGGTGCGTGAGGGGCTGACACCGAACAAGATCCAGACCGAGGCGGCCTTCCGCAATGTCATCAACGTGGCCATGGCGATGGGCTGCTCGACCAATGCCGTGATCCACGTCGTGGCGATGGCGCGCCGCGCCGGCCATGCCATCGGGCTGGAGGATTTCGACGCCGCGAGCCGCAAAGTGCCGGTCATCGCCAATGTCCGGCCGAGTGGCGACAAATACCTGATGGAGGACTTCTACTACGCTGGCGGACTGCTCGGTCTGCTGACGCGACTGGCGCCCCATCTCGACCTCGACCAAATCAATGCGTCCGGCATGACCTGGCGGGAGAGCCTCGTTGGCGCCGAGATCTACAATGACGATGTCATCCGCCCGCTCGACAACCCGATCTATGCGGAGGGGGCGCTGGCGCTGCTCAAGGGCAATCTGGCGCCGCGGGGCTGTGTGATGAAGCCTTCCGCCGCCTCACCGCATCTCCTGAAGCATTCGGGCCCGGCGCTCGTCTTCGACGACTATCCAACGCTGAAGGCGAATATCGACCGGGACGACCTCGATGTGACGGCCGACAGCGTTCTCGTGCTCCGCAATGCAGGCCCGCTCGGCGGGCCGGGCATGCCGGAATGGGGCATGTTGCCGATCCCGAAGAAGCTTGTGAAGCAGGGTGTGCGCGACATGGTGCGCATCTCCGACGCGCGCATGAGCGGCACCTCCTACGGTGCCTGCATCCTGCACGTCTCGCCTGAATCCTATGTCGGCGGGCCACTGGCGCTGGTGAAGACCGGAGATATCATCACCGTCGACGTGCCCAATCGCACGATCTCGATGGAGGTCCCAGAGGAGGAGCTGGCGCGGCGCAAGGCTGCGCTGAAGCCGGAGCCCGCCCGCTATGAGCGCGGCTATGGCTGGATGTTCTCGCGCCATATCGGCCAGGCCGACGAAGGCTGTGATTTCGACTTCCTGCGCACCGATTTCGGCGCGCCGGTTTCCGAGCCCGTTATTTTCTAG
- a CDS encoding methyl-accepting chemotaxis protein, with product MSTGLRFHERALLRWSDWLDLRFGLQIAREERAAVRGAQAARFSLSLPTILRANIIFVLAISAVLLGSGWTSLPLVWAPVSIGISLLGIRRMGIIRTRSRAEPPSPRFTVRLIRDSFLMGLPWAVLAMLVNTGVAARFDGVIGITITCLSCVGIFTMAIVPAAALTFLSTLWAGRITHLLYLKGDILLIYTTVDIIFLCLSMILIRSVAKLFLDRVRLDFDIAELQQAQRLRAQSEEDKRRAIEGRVASFNSSVWAVLSALTNAIDRMKESADQLSSLSGRSRSAVAEVPDMVNAAKLSLLTVNEASDRMAQAVTQIRANADNAAGFVQVATDGIHKSAAAKAHLALQLDEVDKESNVIRDIVRQTNLVALNAMIEAARAGPLGAGFSVVANEVKLLSARINDAAELIVSRISDIRAASEQSVVATQEMENAASNVIGSAEQILTASDQQTESLLRIATALKAVVSASEAASDATTIVIAGSRGALDQALSVSETARQVQDTARDLNETVDHFTRAIVQL from the coding sequence ATGTCGACTGGTCTTCGGTTTCATGAACGCGCGCTGTTGCGCTGGAGCGACTGGCTGGACCTCCGCTTCGGCCTGCAGATTGCGCGGGAGGAGCGCGCCGCGGTCAGAGGCGCTCAGGCAGCACGTTTCAGCCTATCGCTTCCGACCATTCTGCGCGCCAACATCATCTTCGTGCTCGCGATTTCCGCGGTTCTCCTCGGATCCGGTTGGACCAGCCTGCCTCTGGTCTGGGCACCGGTCAGCATCGGCATCTCTCTTCTCGGCATTCGCCGGATGGGGATCATCCGCACGCGCTCGCGAGCGGAGCCGCCGTCGCCCCGCTTCACGGTCCGCCTCATCCGGGATTCTTTCCTGATGGGGTTGCCCTGGGCTGTTCTGGCTATGCTGGTCAACACAGGCGTCGCAGCGCGCTTCGATGGCGTCATCGGCATCACGATCACCTGCCTTTCCTGCGTCGGCATCTTCACGATGGCGATTGTGCCGGCGGCAGCGCTCACATTTCTTTCGACCCTATGGGCCGGGAGAATTACGCACTTGCTCTACCTGAAAGGAGATATTCTTTTAATATATACTACTGTCGACATTATTTTCCTATGCCTTTCCATGATTCTTATTCGCTCTGTTGCAAAACTCTTCCTGGATCGTGTCCGGTTGGACTTTGACATTGCCGAGCTCCAGCAGGCCCAGCGCCTGCGTGCCCAGAGCGAGGAGGACAAGCGCCGAGCCATCGAAGGCAGGGTCGCAAGCTTCAACTCTTCGGTCTGGGCGGTCCTGTCGGCTCTGACCAACGCCATTGACCGGATGAAGGAGAGCGCGGATCAACTGTCCTCCTTGTCGGGACGATCACGATCAGCGGTCGCTGAGGTGCCGGACATGGTCAATGCCGCCAAGCTCAGCCTGCTGACAGTGAACGAGGCATCGGACCGGATGGCACAGGCCGTCACGCAAATCCGGGCGAATGCCGACAATGCGGCGGGCTTCGTCCAGGTCGCGACCGACGGCATCCACAAATCGGCGGCCGCGAAGGCCCACCTGGCCCTTCAACTGGATGAGGTCGACAAGGAAAGCAACGTCATTCGGGACATTGTCCGGCAGACCAACCTTGTCGCGCTCAACGCGATGATCGAGGCCGCACGCGCCGGCCCTCTTGGCGCCGGCTTCTCGGTCGTGGCCAACGAAGTCAAGCTGTTGTCGGCCCGGATCAACGATGCCGCCGAGCTCATCGTCAGCCGGATCAGCGACATCCGGGCCGCGAGCGAACAATCGGTGGTCGCGACCCAGGAAATGGAGAACGCCGCGAGCAATGTGATCGGTTCGGCCGAGCAGATCCTAACCGCGTCCGATCAGCAGACGGAGTCGCTTTTGAGGATCGCCACCGCGCTGAAGGCTGTCGTCAGCGCCTCCGAAGCTGCGAGCGACGCCACCACGATCGTGATCGCAGGTTCGAGAGGAGCGCTCGACCAGGCGCTATCGGTCTCTGAAACCGCTCGGCAAGTCCAGGACACCGCCCGGGATCTCAATGAAACGGTCGATCACTTTACGAGGGCGATCGTCCAGCTTTGA
- a CDS encoding diguanylate cyclase — protein sequence MRSRVGEAGADTIVQQTAAILLNAVRTSDVVISMGRETFLVIRVEAELQEATSFAQRIADSYRVSHFTVDGQTIQENTLKFGVAVYDGSSDSRRLVDQVASALRGYNEAV from the coding sequence CTGCGTTCGCGTGTCGGCGAGGCCGGAGCCGATACCATCGTCCAACAGACGGCGGCGATCTTGCTCAACGCTGTCAGAACGAGCGACGTCGTCATCAGCATGGGGCGTGAAACCTTCCTGGTCATCCGTGTCGAAGCGGAGTTGCAGGAGGCGACGAGCTTCGCGCAACGCATCGCGGATAGCTACAGGGTTTCCCACTTCACGGTCGACGGGCAGACCATTCAGGAAAACACGCTGAAATTCGGTGTTGCGGTTTATGATGGGTCTTCGGATTCGAGACGTCTCGTCGACCAGGTCGCATCCGCGCTTCGCGGTTACAATGAGGCCGTATAG
- a CDS encoding dihydrodipicolinate synthase family protein, producing MSNDKVRQALCGISGVHVTAWRADGEADWALTGRLVRGIAEAGIHNIVSAGNTGEFYPMTTEEVQRCHAVAAEAVAAKALVTAGIGRSLREAVATGRLAQQAGCDAVMVHHPLDPFAAPHAQADYFIAIAEALSVPVVAYIRSDAIGVKDLARVATHANVAGVKFASANMMLLADCVRETEGTSANWICGLAEGWAAPFHALGARGFTSGLINVAPQRSLAVWRALEAGDYVKARREVDAIAGFEKLRTKYGNGANVTVVKEALRLLGTNVGPVRLPGLPELNEAERAELRTIIAGWGMLRVAAE from the coding sequence ATGTCGAACGACAAGGTACGCCAGGCGCTGTGCGGCATCTCCGGCGTTCACGTCACCGCCTGGCGGGCGGACGGCGAAGCTGATTGGGCGCTGACCGGCAGGCTGGTTCGCGGCATTGCTGAGGCCGGCATCCACAACATCGTCTCGGCCGGCAACACCGGCGAGTTCTACCCGATGACGACGGAAGAGGTGCAGCGTTGCCACGCAGTCGCGGCCGAGGCGGTCGCGGCCAAGGCGCTGGTCACGGCCGGCATCGGCCGATCGCTGCGCGAGGCGGTCGCGACGGGCCGGTTGGCGCAGCAGGCGGGCTGTGACGCGGTCATGGTCCATCATCCGCTCGATCCCTTTGCCGCGCCGCATGCGCAGGCGGATTATTTCATCGCCATCGCTGAGGCGCTGAGCGTTCCGGTCGTCGCCTATATCCGGTCGGATGCCATCGGCGTGAAGGACCTGGCGCGCGTCGCGACGCATGCCAATGTCGCCGGCGTGAAATTCGCGTCGGCCAACATGATGCTCCTAGCCGATTGCGTACGCGAAACCGAGGGAACGAGCGCCAACTGGATCTGCGGTCTCGCCGAAGGCTGGGCGGCCCCCTTCCACGCCTTGGGCGCGCGGGGATTTACTTCGGGCCTGATCAACGTTGCCCCCCAGCGATCACTCGCCGTCTGGCGCGCGCTCGAGGCCGGCGACTATGTGAAGGCGCGCCGCGAAGTCGATGCCATCGCCGGCTTCGAGAAGCTCCGTACGAAATATGGCAATGGCGCGAACGTCACCGTGGTCAAGGAAGCGCTTCGGCTGCTCGGCACGAATGTCGGCCCGGTGCGCTTGCCAGGCTTGCCGGAACTCAACGAAGCCGAACGCGCTGAACTGCGGACGATCATAGCTGGCTGGGGCATGTTGAGAGTAGCGGCCGAGTGA